The Verrucomicrobium spinosum DSM 4136 = JCM 18804 genome includes a region encoding these proteins:
- a CDS encoding beta strand repeat-containing protein gives MKQRLNLSFKPGIRALTLWVLIVCLLVGARPGVAQTAYYWDTNGASAGTDGTGFIWGNDAANAWWTTSADGTSDTVAWLSGSVAVFSAGTGDAGMVDLSGVLSIGGLKFEDGAVTLRGGLLSLAQNATFDVAESRTAVLEGVGILGDYVLTKSGKGRLTLTGDIATAYSGLMVRGGTMELGTTGGAVTGVGNVLVEGTGGNSSGLNPTILKLLADDQISDSAVVTVASRQYNGSLLDLNGFKETIGGLVLQSFTGTNDVGVKTGAGGVLKVMGDIYLHNNRGGSDLSPNTARDVLISGSGHRGLVAPDSGYLDLGGGVRTVTVAGQAVPVSPLSDATIEVIIQNGGIVKAGAQMLVLSGTNTYTGGTTIQEGTLRIGAGSTSGSIVGDVINQSILEFHRSNATSFSGNISGTGVLNKMGAGTLTLSGANNYTGVTSILEGTVQVQKIGMAGVPSDSNLGTQGVIHVGSGALAAGLTYAGTGETTDKVLRLMGTTGTVTLGASGSGAVVWQQALEFVGLGARTIVLNGTSTADNTLRGGISNATEGGVTALEKSGAGTWVLEGDNTYSGVTTINGGILKLKGDGALDSAAVKIQNGTLAISGNLDLSLAGDASVKVLASDLVNYALLLGGGATASASSVEIDTGRTLQLRSHVGFLGTGNNLAAAISGGTLDLGNEFRLFVVNNSSNADPELTISSALTGTAQATLMKAGGGRMVLTQGLSIKNIQVNVGRLDFGGLTNTVTGNLQVGFNNSGSLYYGTSGGTLSVGSGNSADVLDVGVVVNAQAYSYASGVGIMDLRGSQQFNVNVGRVRLGVHTSTGVSDGVPQAPSLDGLATPSSVSPSSTEVYLATNNDFTATSSFILADAQSASVGGIHKLQFGEGNNVVNTPLLYVGYRKGSGQATIRSGGSLEIRGVGAGAKAALYVGYSAVNTGAATVSFLDMTGGKLVADLSSLTIGWKSGGSGATTGSSTGSLILGNDAGNQVSVSGNVLIGYIAGAQTSAVTFGSGTLSMAGGTFDVGGNVELATIGTSGSTNANLSATGLLQLTGGTFTVQGNITHADDTLNRGTATVTLDGGTLDVTGGSIGGAAANSITFNVRSGTLASLGELDAGGNLVKSTVGRLKLTGTSSYTGGTQVNEGMYLVNGDHTGGSQYTVASGAVLGGTGHITPASGQDVVVNGRLVVGDNSLATSQAGTLTITTSGGGALVLNSGSTVEFDLLGAGTGTWNAGDKLSFGAAGSSQLEMVGTVTLQVANPTSLTNWVAGDSWQLFDWSGLSSPPASGSFVLGNTFTTILLGTGKEWDLSRLYLDGSISIAPEPGRMVLVLVGLGWILTVRRRRKLV, from the coding sequence GTGAAGCAGCGTCTCAACCTCTCGTTCAAGCCGGGCATTCGTGCGTTGACTTTGTGGGTGTTGATCGTATGCCTGTTGGTTGGAGCGCGACCCGGAGTGGCGCAGACCGCATACTATTGGGACACCAATGGGGCCAGTGCAGGGACTGACGGCACTGGCTTCATTTGGGGCAACGATGCGGCGAATGCATGGTGGACGACCAGCGCTGATGGAACCTCAGATACCGTCGCATGGTTGTCGGGCAGTGTGGCGGTGTTCAGTGCAGGTACGGGAGATGCTGGGATGGTGGACCTGAGTGGGGTGCTCAGCATTGGCGGATTGAAGTTTGAAGATGGGGCAGTCACACTGCGTGGAGGATTGCTGTCCCTGGCCCAGAACGCGACGTTTGACGTGGCGGAGTCCCGCACCGCTGTGCTGGAGGGGGTGGGTATATTGGGCGACTATGTCCTTACGAAATCGGGGAAGGGCAGGCTTACCCTGACAGGTGACATCGCCACGGCCTACTCCGGCCTGATGGTTCGCGGTGGGACGATGGAGCTGGGTACCACGGGAGGTGCGGTCACCGGGGTGGGGAACGTGCTGGTGGAGGGGACGGGCGGCAACAGCTCCGGGCTGAATCCCACCATCTTGAAACTCCTGGCGGATGACCAGATCAGCGACAGTGCGGTGGTCACGGTGGCCAGCCGCCAGTACAATGGATCTCTATTGGATCTGAACGGGTTTAAGGAAACCATCGGAGGCCTGGTGCTGCAGAGTTTCACCGGTACCAATGACGTTGGTGTGAAAACGGGAGCTGGCGGGGTGCTGAAAGTTATGGGGGACATCTACCTGCACAACAATCGAGGCGGGAGTGACCTGAGCCCCAACACGGCCCGGGATGTCCTGATTTCCGGCAGCGGTCATCGTGGCCTGGTGGCACCAGATAGCGGATACCTTGATCTGGGAGGCGGAGTTAGGACCGTCACGGTTGCCGGGCAGGCCGTGCCTGTATCGCCTCTGAGTGACGCCACGATCGAGGTCATCATACAGAATGGTGGCATCGTCAAGGCCGGGGCGCAGATGTTGGTTCTTTCCGGAACGAATACCTATACGGGAGGAACGACGATCCAGGAAGGCACGCTCCGGATAGGAGCTGGAAGCACCAGTGGGAGCATCGTGGGAGATGTCATCAACCAGTCCATCCTGGAGTTTCATCGGTCCAATGCCACGTCTTTCTCGGGCAACATCAGCGGCACCGGGGTGCTTAACAAGATGGGAGCCGGGACACTGACCCTCTCTGGTGCAAACAACTATACTGGCGTCACCTCGATTCTGGAAGGGACTGTGCAGGTGCAGAAGATTGGCATGGCAGGCGTCCCCAGCGATTCCAACCTGGGCACGCAGGGAGTTATCCACGTTGGCAGCGGGGCTCTCGCGGCCGGGCTAACTTATGCAGGCACCGGTGAGACCACGGACAAGGTGCTGCGCCTTATGGGCACTACTGGCACGGTGACTTTGGGTGCCTCGGGGTCAGGTGCGGTGGTTTGGCAGCAGGCGCTTGAATTTGTTGGTCTTGGTGCCAGGACGATCGTTCTAAATGGTACCAGCACTGCCGACAACACCCTCAGGGGCGGCATCAGCAATGCGACGGAAGGCGGAGTCACCGCCCTGGAGAAGTCTGGGGCGGGTACCTGGGTACTGGAGGGTGACAATACCTACAGCGGTGTCACCACCATCAATGGTGGGATATTGAAACTGAAGGGGGACGGGGCGCTCGACAGCGCAGCGGTCAAAATCCAGAACGGAACGTTGGCTATTTCTGGAAACCTGGACTTGTCACTGGCTGGCGATGCCTCGGTCAAGGTGTTGGCATCGGATCTGGTCAATTATGCTCTGCTCCTGGGTGGTGGGGCGACGGCCTCTGCCTCCAGCGTGGAAATCGATACCGGGAGAACGCTTCAATTGAGGAGTCACGTTGGTTTCCTCGGCACTGGAAACAATCTGGCGGCGGCAATCTCGGGAGGGACCCTCGATCTTGGGAACGAGTTCCGGTTGTTTGTGGTGAACAACAGCTCGAATGCCGACCCGGAGTTGACGATCTCGTCTGCCCTCACGGGTACTGCTCAAGCGACGCTGATGAAGGCGGGGGGTGGTCGGATGGTGCTCACTCAGGGCCTTTCCATCAAGAACATCCAGGTGAACGTAGGCCGGTTGGATTTCGGAGGTTTGACCAATACTGTCACCGGAAATTTACAGGTTGGCTTCAACAACAGCGGTTCGCTCTACTATGGCACTTCTGGAGGGACGCTCAGTGTGGGGAGTGGAAACTCGGCAGATGTGCTCGATGTTGGAGTGGTGGTGAACGCCCAAGCGTACTCTTATGCCTCCGGCGTGGGCATCATGGACCTGCGGGGTTCCCAGCAGTTCAACGTCAATGTCGGGCGGGTACGGCTCGGGGTTCATACATCCACGGGTGTGAGCGACGGTGTGCCCCAAGCCCCCTCTCTTGACGGTCTTGCCACCCCATCCTCCGTCAGCCCATCAAGTACGGAGGTCTATCTGGCCACGAACAACGACTTCACCGCGACCAGCAGTTTCATTCTTGCGGACGCCCAGTCGGCGAGCGTGGGAGGGATCCACAAGTTGCAGTTCGGGGAGGGGAACAATGTCGTGAACACGCCGCTGCTCTATGTGGGATATCGCAAGGGGAGCGGTCAGGCCACGATCCGGTCGGGTGGCAGTCTGGAGATTCGCGGTGTGGGGGCTGGCGCGAAGGCTGCGCTCTACGTGGGCTACAGCGCCGTCAATACCGGGGCCGCCACGGTGAGCTTTCTGGACATGACCGGAGGCAAGTTGGTGGCGGATCTCAGCTCGCTGACCATCGGGTGGAAGAGCGGCGGAAGCGGAGCCACAACGGGCTCATCCACCGGGTCACTCATCCTGGGCAACGATGCCGGGAACCAGGTTTCAGTTTCAGGAAATGTCCTCATCGGCTACATAGCGGGAGCCCAAACCTCCGCCGTTACGTTTGGCAGCGGCACTCTGTCGATGGCTGGCGGCACGTTTGATGTGGGGGGCAACGTCGAGTTGGCGACCATTGGAACGAGTGGTTCCACCAATGCCAATCTCTCGGCCACGGGGCTTCTACAGCTCACAGGTGGAACCTTCACGGTGCAGGGAAATATCACGCATGCGGATGATACCCTAAATCGCGGCACAGCGACGGTCACGCTCGATGGCGGGACACTGGATGTGACGGGCGGAAGCATCGGCGGAGCAGCGGCGAACTCAATCACCTTCAATGTTCGTTCTGGCACCCTGGCCTCTCTGGGAGAGCTCGACGCGGGCGGCAATCTGGTGAAGAGCACGGTCGGCAGGCTCAAGCTCACAGGAACGAGTTCCTACACTGGCGGCACGCAGGTGAACGAAGGGATGTATCTGGTGAATGGTGACCACACCGGCGGTTCACAATACACAGTCGCAAGCGGAGCCGTGCTCGGTGGAACGGGGCACATCACGCCGGCTTCTGGCCAGGATGTGGTGGTGAATGGGCGGTTGGTGGTTGGTGACAACTCTCTGGCCACCTCGCAAGCGGGCACGCTGACCATCACGACCAGCGGGGGCGGGGCTCTGGTCCTGAATTCTGGCAGCACTGTGGAGTTCGACCTCCTGGGTGCGGGAACCGGCACCTGGAATGCAGGGGACAAGCTATCCTTCGGGGCAGCGGGCTCCTCTCAGCTGGAGATGGTGGGCACGGTGACCCTGCAGGTGGCCAACCCGACGTCCCTTACAAACTGGGTGGCAGGGGACTCGTGGCAGCTCTTCGACTGGAGTGGTCTCAGCTCTCCTCCTGCCAGCGGGTCCTTCGTGCTTGGCAACACCTTTACCACCATCCTTCTGGGCACTGGGAAAGAATGGGACCTGAGCCGTCTCTATCTTGATGGCTCCATCTCGATCGCTCCCGAGCCCGGTCGCATGGTGCTGGTGCTGGTGGGATTGGGGTGGATCTTGACGGTGAGGAGGCGGAGAAAACTTGTCTAA